From a single Candidatus Methylomirabilota bacterium genomic region:
- a CDS encoding ABC transporter substrate-binding protein — protein sequence MGFVDFLSGPAVLFGASGKNTAEWMVDKWNKEGGIRGVKVKLVIVDEAGGPDKQVTEFRRLALDEKVDSVVGVTSSATCLAVAPVAEELKVLTVVHICGTRRLTEERPLKYVFRTSNHQAADSVMLARYVLSVKPDVKTIAGANEDYAWGRDSWDDFKGAMLKLKPDVKVVAELWTKIQAGEYSAEISKLLVAKPDVVHSTFWAAGLLTFVKQGGPRGLFKDSLVALSVAEQSLQDLKKEMPDGVIVAPRATAGYFLYPDPEKNPLQKDFVEGIKARYGRYPEYAYHRTYQAMAGLKAAYEKAIDQGGGRWPKTEDVIKALEGLTWQTPYGPITMRADHQAVHGGIVGMTKFNPKYGFATMDRLVTFRAEEIMPPVGVKSPDWIGTLTK from the coding sequence GTGGGATTCGTCGATTTCTTGTCCGGCCCGGCGGTGCTGTTCGGCGCGTCCGGAAAGAACACCGCGGAGTGGATGGTTGACAAGTGGAACAAGGAGGGCGGAATCCGGGGCGTGAAGGTGAAGCTCGTGATCGTGGACGAGGCGGGTGGGCCTGACAAGCAGGTCACCGAGTTTCGGCGTCTCGCCCTCGACGAGAAGGTGGACTCGGTGGTGGGCGTGACCTCGAGCGCCACCTGCCTCGCCGTGGCCCCGGTGGCCGAGGAGCTCAAAGTCCTCACGGTCGTCCATATCTGCGGGACGCGCCGGTTGACCGAGGAGCGACCGTTGAAGTACGTCTTCAGAACATCGAATCATCAGGCGGCGGACAGCGTCATGCTGGCCCGGTATGTCCTCTCCGTGAAGCCAGACGTGAAGACGATCGCGGGCGCCAACGAGGACTATGCCTGGGGCCGGGATTCCTGGGATGACTTCAAGGGAGCGATGCTCAAGCTCAAGCCGGACGTCAAGGTCGTGGCTGAGCTCTGGACGAAGATCCAGGCCGGGGAGTATTCGGCGGAGATCTCGAAGCTCCTGGTGGCCAAGCCCGACGTGGTACACAGCACCTTCTGGGCGGCCGGGCTGCTCACGTTCGTGAAACAGGGAGGGCCACGGGGGTTGTTCAAGGATAGCCTCGTGGCCTTGAGCGTGGCCGAGCAGTCGCTCCAGGACCTCAAGAAGGAGATGCCCGACGGCGTGATCGTGGCTCCCAGAGCGACGGCAGGCTATTTCCTGTATCCGGACCCCGAGAAGAACCCTCTCCAGAAGGACTTCGTGGAGGGCATCAAAGCGCGCTACGGACGTTATCCCGAGTACGCCTATCACCGCACCTATCAGGCAATGGCGGGGCTCAAAGCCGCCTACGAGAAGGCTATTGACCAGGGCGGCGGCCGGTGGCCGAAGACCGAAGATGTCATCAAGGCGCTGGAAGGGCTGACCTGGCAGACGCCGTATGGTCCCATCACCATGCGGGCCGATCACCAGGCGGTGCACGGGGGAATCGTGGGGATGACCAAGTTCAATCCGAAGTACGGCTTCGCCACGATGGACCGCTTGGTCACGTTCCGGGCTGAGGAGATCATGCCGCCGGTCGGCGTCAAGAGTCCCGACTGGATCGGCACGCTCACGAAATAG
- a CDS encoding branched-chain amino acid ABC transporter permease — MRLFTTIVMDGTVFAAVLFLISVGLTLVFGVLRILNVAHGGLYAFGAFTATSLALWLLGTGANPYLTYLMLLLAPVIVGLIAGPLIERVFLQRVYGRAEAIQLLLTFSIFLILDDLMKLIWGTKPLFVSEPYTLLG, encoded by the coding sequence ATGCGCCTCTTCACCACGATCGTCATGGACGGGACCGTCTTTGCCGCCGTCCTTTTCCTGATCTCTGTCGGCCTGACCCTTGTCTTCGGAGTGCTCCGCATCCTGAACGTGGCCCACGGCGGCCTCTATGCCTTCGGGGCGTTCACGGCCACCTCCCTGGCCTTGTGGCTCCTGGGCACGGGCGCGAATCCATACCTCACCTATCTGATGCTCCTGCTCGCACCCGTGATCGTCGGCCTGATCGCGGGCCCCCTCATCGAGCGCGTCTTCCTGCAGCGAGTGTACGGCCGGGCGGAGGCGATCCAGCTCCTGCTCACGTTTTCGATCTTCCTGATCCTGGACGATCTGATGAAGCTCATCTGGGGAACCAAGCCGTTGTTCGTCAGCGAGCCCTACACGCTCCTCGGG
- a CDS encoding dihydrodipicolinate synthase family protein, with translation MNNGFRFSGCLPANLLPFTADLQIDVAAYKKHLRWLADTKGVTGIVANGHAAEVSSLSREERKRALALALEEVGGKVPVIAGVYCDGTQEAIELARDARAAGASGLLVFPPTIFMWGAQVKPEMVLRHFSMLADGVDLPLIVFEYPLASGMGYSAETLGELCKIPTVAGVKDWSNDIVSYEKNLRALRASGRPVAMLSSFTVSLMASFCLGADGCISGMGSVVADLQAELFAAVQAGNLAEAHRINEHLAPLVGIFYAPPFVDMHNRMKEALALLGRIPAAHVRPPLTPVSEDERHRIRLALRAAGLTG, from the coding sequence ATGAACAACGGATTCCGCTTCTCGGGTTGCCTCCCGGCGAACCTGCTCCCCTTCACCGCCGATCTCCAGATCGACGTGGCGGCCTACAAGAAGCACCTGCGCTGGCTCGCCGATACGAAGGGCGTGACGGGGATCGTGGCCAATGGGCATGCCGCCGAGGTGTCCTCGCTCTCGCGCGAGGAGCGCAAGCGTGCCCTGGCCCTGGCCCTCGAAGAAGTCGGCGGCAAGGTGCCCGTGATCGCGGGTGTCTACTGCGACGGCACCCAGGAGGCCATCGAGCTCGCGCGCGATGCCAGGGCCGCGGGCGCCTCGGGGCTCCTCGTGTTCCCGCCGACCATCTTCATGTGGGGCGCGCAGGTGAAGCCGGAGATGGTCCTCCGGCATTTCTCCATGCTGGCGGACGGCGTGGACCTGCCCCTGATCGTCTTCGAGTACCCGCTGGCCTCGGGCATGGGCTACTCGGCCGAGACCCTGGGCGAGCTCTGCAAGATCCCCACGGTGGCCGGGGTCAAGGACTGGTCCAACGACATCGTGTCCTACGAGAAGAATCTGCGCGCGCTGCGCGCCTCGGGGCGCCCGGTGGCCATGCTGTCCTCCTTCACCGTGTCGCTCATGGCCAGCTTCTGCCTGGGCGCCGATGGCTGCATCTCGGGCATGGGGAGCGTGGTCGCGGATCTCCAGGCCGAGCTCTTCGCCGCGGTGCAAGCGGGCAATCTTGCCGAGGCCCACCGCATCAACGAGCACCTGGCCCCGCTGGTCGGGATCTTCTATGCGCCGCCCTTCGTTGACATGCATAACCGGATGAAGGAGGCGCTCGCGCTTCTCGGACGCATTCCCGCCGCGCATGTGCGGCCGCCCCTGACGCCGGTGTCGGAGGACGAGCGGCACCGGATTCGCCTCGCCCTTCGGGCCGCCGGACTCACTGGCTGA